CCGAAGGCGTGCGAAACGCCCGCGACGGTGATCAGCGCGTCGGCCATCAGAACACGTCCGCCGGATCGGCCGCGCGCAGCTTCCGCATCGCGATCAGCGCCGAACCCCAGCACATGACGAGCGTCAGGCCGAGGACCTGGGCCGCCCGCGCCGGCTCGATCGCCATCGGCAGCATGGTCGCCTGCCTGGTGAGCGCGTAGAGCTGGCGGCATATCGCGAGCCCCGGAACGAAGCCGACCATGCCGAGGAGGGCAGCTTCCACCAGCACGACCTCCGCGAGGAAGCGGTTCGTGTATCCCATCGCCTTGAAGGTCGCGTATTCCTTCAGGTGGTCCGTGATGTCCGCGAACAGGATCTGGTAGACGATGATCATGCCGACGACGAGGCCCATGATGACGCCGAACGTGAACACGAAGCCGATCGGCGTGGCCCGCGCCCAGTAGCCGACCTCGGCGTCGAGCATCTCCTGGCGGGTGAGGATCTTCACGTCGTGCGGCAGGTGCTCGCGGAGCGACGACTGCACGGCCTTCGGGTCCGCGCCGGGGTCGAGGCGCACGACGCCGATCGCGACCTTCGCGAGCGGCAGGTGCGGGCTGATGCGGGCGAAGTTGAGGTCGCTCGTGACGAGGGTGCCGTCGACGCCGAACGAGGTGCCCATCTGGAAGAGCCCGCGCACCGTCACCTTGCGATTCAGCACCTCGGTCGTGACGTCGCGGCCGTCCCTCAGGGTCTCCGACACCGGTCCGTACTCGGGTCGGGAGAACTCGTCGAAGAGGACGACGTCCGGGTAGCGGAGGAGATGCGCCTGGGCTCGCACCTCGTCGATGTCGAGCACGTCGCTCGATGGATCGACGCCGAGCACGAAGACGTCGCGCGAGCGTCCGGT
This sequence is a window from Candidatus Eisenbacteria bacterium. Protein-coding genes within it:
- the devC gene encoding ABC transporter permease DevC; this translates as MSSGRLAWFQLRRQKVRLAVALAGVAFAVVLMFMQLGFQDALFRSAVNVHRRLKGELFFFHPNYNVLPFPNFFPRVRLYQALGFDGVASVTPIYAGMVPWKNPETGRSRDVFVLGVDPSSDVLDIDEVRAQAHLLRYPDVVLFDEFSRPEYGPVSETLRDGRDVTTEVLNRKVTVRGLFQMGTSFGVDGTLVTSDLNFARISPHLPLAKVAIGVVRLDPGADPKAVQSSLREHLPHDVKILTRQEMLDAEVGYWARATPIGFVFTFGVIMGLVVGMIIVYQILFADITDHLKEYATFKAMGYTNRFLAEVVLVEAALLGMVGFVPGLAICRQLYALTRQATMLPMAIEPARAAQVLGLTLVMCWGSALIAMRKLRAADPADVF